Proteins encoded within one genomic window of Paraglaciecola psychrophila 170:
- a CDS encoding GGDEF domain-containing protein, whose product MGLWILELKRVCKILQLPLSLSCTPPIFFEVSAHSAYKTIQEIREKEKIHLIELEKLSVIDQLTGLRNRRYLDDNFEIERQKIKRNNQKLCLIMIDIDLFKRINDEYGHQMGDTVLQEFLILLQKNIRVTDLLSRWGGEEFIILLPETSLENAINLAKKIHTAINAFSFANIGKLTASFGVSKVDPNTNSNMESLYQVDKALYQAKNQGRNRIVAYKNNE is encoded by the coding sequence ATGGGACTATGGATTTTAGAACTTAAAAGGGTTTGTAAGATTTTACAATTGCCTCTTTCGCTATCGTGTACGCCACCTATTTTTTTTGAAGTATCAGCACACTCAGCCTATAAGACAATTCAAGAGATAAGAGAAAAAGAAAAGATCCATCTCATAGAGTTAGAAAAACTGTCTGTTATTGACCAACTCACTGGGTTACGAAATAGACGATACCTTGATGATAACTTCGAAATTGAACGCCAAAAAATCAAACGAAATAACCAAAAATTATGCTTAATCATGATCGACATCGATCTTTTTAAACGGATTAATGATGAATACGGACACCAAATGGGTGATACCGTACTCCAAGAATTTTTAATATTATTACAAAAAAATATTAGGGTAACTGACCTTTTATCCCGATGGGGCGGGGAAGAGTTTATAATTCTGTTACCCGAAACATCCTTAGAAAATGCTATTAATCTTGCCAAGAAAATACACACTGCTATTAACGCGTTCTCTTTTGCTAATATAGGAAAGCTTACTGCAAGTTTTGGCGTATCTAAAGTGGATCCTAATACAAACTCGAATATGGAATCGCTGTATCAAGTTGACAAGGCACTCTATCAGGCAAAAAATCAAGGCCGTAATAGAATTGTCGCTTATAAAAACAATGAATAA
- the nspC gene encoding carboxynorspermidine decarboxylase codes for MTHPILNPNIPSPCYVCEEAKLEANLKLMQKVQQASGVEIILALKGFSMWSTFGLVKQYLQGSTASAVWEARLGKEEIGKQVHAYSPAFKPVDIDELVNLADHISFNSLGQWQRFKQQIVSAGVSAGLRVNPEHQEAETELYDPSAPGSRLGIKAKDLQCADLTDIDGFHIHNLCESDSFATERTIQAVEHKFGQWLPQLKWINFGGGHLMTREGYDVAHLIATLKAFKARHPHLTVILEPGSAVAWQTGTLVAEVVDIVENQDKIAILDISATAHMPDVLEMPYRPDVRGAGKAGEKAYTYRFGGNSCLAGDAIDLYSFDHELQIGERVIFEDMMHYTMVKTTFFNGVEHPSIGIIRKDGSFEVVRKFEYEDFKNKLS; via the coding sequence ATGACTCATCCGATATTAAACCCGAATATACCTTCACCCTGTTATGTGTGTGAAGAAGCTAAGTTAGAAGCTAACTTAAAACTCATGCAAAAAGTGCAGCAAGCAAGTGGTGTAGAGATCATCTTGGCACTGAAAGGCTTTTCAATGTGGTCGACTTTTGGATTAGTTAAGCAGTATTTGCAAGGTTCAACTGCCAGTGCAGTCTGGGAGGCAAGACTCGGAAAAGAAGAAATAGGCAAACAAGTTCATGCCTATTCACCCGCCTTTAAACCTGTCGATATCGACGAGTTAGTTAACTTGGCCGACCATATTTCGTTTAATAGTTTAGGCCAATGGCAAAGATTCAAACAACAAATTGTCAGTGCTGGTGTGTCTGCTGGCTTGCGGGTCAATCCAGAACATCAAGAAGCTGAAACGGAACTTTACGACCCAAGCGCACCAGGTTCCCGTTTGGGTATTAAAGCAAAAGATTTACAGTGCGCTGATTTAACCGATATCGATGGCTTTCATATCCATAACTTATGTGAATCTGACTCCTTTGCAACAGAGCGAACGATCCAAGCAGTAGAACATAAATTTGGCCAGTGGCTTCCCCAACTTAAGTGGATTAACTTTGGCGGCGGCCACCTTATGACTCGTGAAGGTTATGATGTTGCCCACTTAATCGCCACATTAAAAGCATTCAAAGCACGCCACCCTCACCTTACTGTTATCCTTGAGCCCGGTTCAGCGGTGGCTTGGCAAACGGGTACCTTAGTTGCTGAGGTGGTGGATATAGTAGAAAACCAAGACAAAATAGCCATCTTAGATATCTCAGCCACAGCCCATATGCCAGATGTATTAGAAATGCCCTATCGGCCTGATGTGCGCGGGGCAGGCAAAGCAGGTGAGAAAGCTTATACCTATAGATTCGGTGGCAACTCTTGTCTAGCCGGTGATGCCATTGATTTATACAGCTTTGATCACGAATTACAAATAGGTGAACGGGTAATATTTGAAGATATGATGCACTACACTATGGTCAAAACTACCTTCTTTAATGGTGTTGAACATCCCTCCATTGGTATTATTCGCAAAGACGGTAGCTTTGAAGTAGTACGTAAGTTTGAGTACGAAGACTTTAAAAATAAGCTCTCTTAG
- a CDS encoding saccharopine dehydrogenase family protein — protein MSRVLIIGAGGVAAVTIKKCARLPELFDEIYLASRTVSKCEALQKEVGVDRVKGVFAVDADHASEVVAVINQVKPDLVVNLALPYQDLAIMDACLETGVDYMDTANYEPKDVAKFEYSWQWAYQEKFQKAGLMALLGSGFDPGVTNVYTAYAAKHYFDEIHYLDIVDCNGGDHGQAFATNFNPEINIREITQRGRFYENGEWKETDPLSVREDLDYQNIGVRASYLMFHEELESLVKHFPTLKRARFWMTFGDAYLTHLKVLEGIGMTSIAPIDFQGQQIVPLEFLKAVLPDPGSLADGYTGQTCIGTYITGIKDGQEKTIFIYNNCEHAKCHEEVGAQAVSYTTGVPAMIGAALMLNGTWKKAGVWNMEQFDPDPFMAMLNTHGLPWHVIECDSSPFNK, from the coding sequence ATGTCTCGCGTTCTAATCATTGGCGCTGGCGGCGTTGCCGCTGTGACCATAAAAAAATGTGCTCGTTTGCCTGAATTGTTTGATGAAATATACCTAGCAAGTCGCACAGTTTCAAAATGTGAAGCACTACAAAAAGAAGTCGGTGTAGACCGAGTCAAAGGCGTATTTGCGGTTGATGCAGATCATGCCAGTGAAGTGGTTGCAGTCATCAACCAAGTCAAACCTGATTTGGTGGTAAACCTAGCGCTGCCTTACCAAGACTTAGCCATCATGGATGCCTGTTTAGAAACGGGCGTAGATTATATGGACACGGCTAATTATGAACCCAAAGATGTCGCCAAATTTGAATATTCGTGGCAATGGGCGTACCAAGAGAAATTTCAAAAAGCGGGCTTGATGGCGTTATTGGGAAGCGGTTTTGATCCCGGCGTAACCAATGTTTACACGGCTTATGCAGCTAAGCATTATTTTGATGAAATTCATTATTTAGACATAGTTGATTGTAATGGCGGTGATCACGGTCAAGCCTTTGCGACTAACTTCAATCCAGAAATTAATATTCGCGAAATCACCCAGCGTGGACGTTTCTATGAAAACGGTGAATGGAAAGAAACTGATCCGTTGAGCGTACGGGAAGATTTGGACTATCAAAATATTGGGGTGCGTGCCTCTTATTTGATGTTCCACGAAGAATTAGAATCACTGGTTAAACATTTTCCTACCCTTAAACGAGCTCGTTTTTGGATGACCTTTGGTGACGCTTATCTAACCCACCTTAAGGTACTTGAAGGTATCGGCATGACAAGCATCGCACCTATCGACTTTCAAGGTCAGCAAATTGTACCTTTAGAGTTTTTAAAAGCGGTATTACCTGATCCTGGTTCATTGGCCGACGGATACACCGGTCAAACCTGTATCGGTACTTACATAACCGGCATAAAAGATGGCCAAGAAAAAACCATCTTTATCTACAATAATTGTGAACACGCTAAGTGTCACGAAGAAGTAGGTGCCCAAGCGGTGTCTTATACGACGGGTGTACCAGCCATGATAGGCGCGGCACTGATGTTAAACGGCACCTGGAAAAAAGCTGGCGTGTGGAATATGGAACAATTCGATCCAGACCCCTTTATGGCGATGCTCAATACTCACGGTTTACCTTGGCATGTGATCGAATGTGACAGCAGCCCGTTTAACAAATAG
- the pnuC gene encoding nicotinamide riboside transporter PnuC, which produces MDWLNWLQGFAGASPQEWVATVSGFLCVYLIIKRSIWCFAFGFVQVSIYAWIFYDVKLYSDMALHLFYIGFQVYGWMLWKNAQDSTGHVIVNQGTTKEYVLWIIAIITSTCLLGTIMNQYTDASFPYPDAFTTCASLAAQWLLSHKKLLNWMVWIVVDVVAIAIYWQKGLFPTSALYACFLVMAIVGQWQWYKYSVSNPNNSNKGQHNS; this is translated from the coding sequence ATGGACTGGCTTAACTGGCTACAGGGCTTCGCAGGTGCATCACCGCAAGAATGGGTGGCAACAGTATCTGGCTTTCTCTGTGTTTACCTAATCATAAAACGTAGCATCTGGTGTTTTGCTTTTGGCTTTGTGCAGGTCAGTATTTATGCTTGGATTTTTTATGATGTGAAACTGTATTCGGATATGGCGTTACACCTATTTTATATTGGTTTTCAAGTTTATGGTTGGATGCTGTGGAAAAACGCTCAAGACTCAACCGGACACGTGATAGTAAACCAAGGGACGACTAAGGAATATGTTTTATGGATTATCGCTATTATTACGAGCACTTGTTTACTCGGTACGATAATGAATCAATACACCGATGCTAGCTTCCCCTACCCTGATGCCTTTACCACTTGTGCTAGCTTGGCAGCACAATGGTTACTGTCACATAAAAAATTATTGAACTGGATGGTATGGATTGTCGTAGACGTTGTAGCGATTGCAATATATTGGCAAAAAGGCTTATTCCCAACTTCAGCTTTGTACGCCTGTTTTTTGGTAATGGCTATTGTCGGTCAATGGCAGTGGTATAAATACTCAGTCTCTAATCCCAATAACTCGAATAAAGGACAACACAATTCGTGA
- a CDS encoding MAPEG family protein gives MSIIIICLFIVTVMPILAKAPLALAMSKAGGYDNRNPREQQKSLSGFGARAKAAHENCFEALIMFTPGALAVLVTNNAGQLAEYFAIAFVASRLAYLVAYYFDKHVLRSTFWSIGFISSLSLVWLAIP, from the coding sequence ATGAGCATCATTATAATCTGTTTATTTATCGTAACTGTAATGCCCATTCTCGCTAAAGCACCCTTGGCTTTGGCTATGAGTAAGGCTGGTGGCTATGATAATCGAAACCCACGAGAGCAACAAAAGTCTTTATCGGGTTTTGGCGCTAGAGCAAAAGCGGCTCACGAAAATTGTTTTGAAGCGTTAATCATGTTTACCCCTGGAGCACTAGCAGTGCTTGTTACAAATAATGCAGGGCAGTTAGCAGAATATTTTGCAATTGCATTTGTTGCCTCAAGGTTAGCTTATCTAGTTGCCTACTACTTTGATAAACATGTATTACGCAGCACATTTTGGAGTATTGGCTTTATCTCCTCACTGTCACTGGTTTGGTTGGCTATTCCTTAA
- a CDS encoding 1-aminocyclopropane-1-carboxylate deaminase/D-cysteine desulfhydrase, whose protein sequence is MNKNNLLSQLTITTSSAESIIQPNWGAKYGITLAVKRDDLLHPVISGNKWRKLKHALTPAIAAKTQHIISFGGGFSNHLHALGYCCHQLNIQFTAIIRGDYSHNPSPMLQDLICWKTNILYVDRKTYQQRGEPDYLKRLLQLYPDALIIPEGGSQQQALQGVEEIIQELQVQYDYILAPVASGGTLAGLIKGATQNVKHHSCQILGIGVLKGEGYLEQLVRDLLVEDDNNKNWQINHNYHFGGYAKSNHELKEFCDDFYQQTEIKIEPVYSGKLFFALRDLINNGYFPQNSRILALHTGGLQGAR, encoded by the coding sequence GTGAATAAAAATAATTTATTATCACAGTTAACAATAACCACCTCTTCAGCTGAATCCATTATTCAACCTAATTGGGGAGCAAAATACGGCATCACTCTAGCGGTCAAACGGGATGATTTGCTGCACCCTGTCATCTCGGGCAATAAGTGGCGCAAGCTAAAGCATGCTTTAACGCCTGCGATTGCCGCCAAGACACAACATATCATCAGTTTTGGAGGTGGGTTTTCCAATCATCTGCACGCTTTAGGTTATTGCTGCCACCAACTCAACATTCAATTCACCGCCATTATCAGAGGAGATTATTCACACAACCCTAGCCCTATGTTGCAAGATTTAATCTGTTGGAAAACCAATATTCTATATGTTGACCGGAAAACCTACCAACAACGAGGCGAACCTGATTACCTGAAAAGGCTTCTACAACTATATCCCGATGCTTTGATTATTCCAGAGGGCGGATCGCAGCAACAAGCGCTTCAAGGTGTAGAAGAAATAATTCAAGAACTGCAAGTTCAATATGATTATATTTTGGCTCCAGTAGCTAGTGGCGGTACCCTTGCTGGATTAATAAAAGGCGCAACCCAAAATGTAAAACATCATAGTTGTCAAATTTTAGGTATTGGCGTATTAAAAGGTGAAGGCTACCTAGAACAACTCGTTAGGGATCTACTAGTTGAGGATGACAACAACAAAAACTGGCAAATCAATCACAATTATCATTTTGGTGGTTACGCGAAGTCCAATCATGAACTTAAGGAATTTTGTGACGATTTTTATCAACAAACTGAAATAAAGATAGAGCCGGTTTATAGCGGAAAATTATTTTTTGCATTGCGAGACCTGATTAACAATGGTTACTTTCCCCAAAATAGTCGTATATTAGCCCTGCATACTGGTGGTTTGCAGGGGGCTAGGTAA
- a CDS encoding MerR family transcriptional regulator, with amino-acid sequence MEDANFSVGYVAKRTGVKILTLHFYEQKGLIKSWRNQGNQRRYKRDVLRRISVIKPAQKLGISLSSIHQTFLGMPDGRTPDKKD; translated from the coding sequence ATGGAAGACGCTAATTTTTCAGTAGGTTATGTTGCCAAACGGACTGGGGTGAAGATTTTAACGCTGCATTTTTATGAACAAAAAGGATTGATTAAAAGTTGGCGCAATCAAGGTAACCAAAGACGGTATAAGCGAGATGTGTTACGCAGAATATCTGTCATAAAACCCGCGCAAAAGTTAGGGATCAGTTTGAGCAGTATCCATCAAACCTTCTTAGGTATGCCAGATGGTCGGACACCTGATAAAAAGGACTAG
- a CDS encoding AAA family ATPase codes for MIKKIVFLGGPSTGKTTLSEALADKLNSITVPEYGRDYWLQHQIDRRLSPEQLLHIAQTQNLWENQSASRANKFLFCDTNAFTTWHFAMHYHQTALPELERLATQCWQRYDLVVLCDDDIPYDDTWERSGDANRQEFQAFNLKYLKEYGIKYILASGDIKQRKQTVLKSLGLVSVEICTN; via the coding sequence GTGATCAAAAAGATTGTCTTTTTAGGTGGCCCTTCTACTGGTAAAACTACCTTGAGTGAAGCATTGGCCGATAAGTTAAACAGCATAACAGTGCCTGAATATGGTCGCGACTATTGGTTACAGCATCAAATCGACCGAAGACTGTCGCCAGAGCAGCTATTGCATATTGCGCAAACTCAAAACCTTTGGGAAAATCAATCAGCTTCGAGGGCTAACAAATTTCTATTCTGTGATACTAACGCTTTCACCACTTGGCACTTTGCTATGCATTACCACCAAACAGCATTGCCCGAATTAGAGCGGCTAGCAACACAGTGCTGGCAACGCTACGATTTGGTAGTGCTATGTGATGATGATATCCCATACGACGATACATGGGAGCGTTCGGGCGATGCTAATCGTCAGGAATTTCAAGCGTTTAACCTTAAGTACCTTAAAGAGTATGGTATAAAATATATTCTAGCATCAGGTGACATCAAACAAAGAAAACAAACAGTTCTTAAGTCACTTGGGCTGGTATCAGTTGAAATATGCACCAATTGA